Proteins encoded by one window of Rutidosis leptorrhynchoides isolate AG116_Rl617_1_P2 chromosome 7, CSIRO_AGI_Rlap_v1, whole genome shotgun sequence:
- the LOC139860097 gene encoding uncharacterized protein: protein MDLKTETKSPITKFNHLQIPLEDVLEATNNFDDKNVIGHGGLGKVYQGRMFLSGKWVKIAARRFDRKHKHAIEFLREISALSSLKHENIVSLIGFCDEKDEKVIIIKRESKGSLEMHLRKPNLRWIQRLRISIGVAHALSYIHNEGSLIHLNINSSTILLNNKFEPKLSGFEYSINHSIHRMDEVLYTEAFGTKGYMDPEIGKTGGVTHKSDVYSFGVILLEIIIGRKSFIPNADDKFLVTLAKFKDENEELLKLIELSLYAQMGQKSCKTFLLTALFCLKDERVQRPDMKYIVNELEKALELQLPYEPPNSSLIRAKLEDPTSQLSHLKIRLADITLATDNFSDEYSMFETTQYHLYRAEIEVWDKENFEEKNKSEWSKRRTTVIIKRLLSAEENKGGEVVFFTDIIMLTTCKHRNITTLLGICDEDPEKILIVEDAFNGYLVSYLNNKKDKSILTWEKRLKICLDVAYGLKYLQHEMEDQKTVINRYISPFSIALDENFRAKIVDFGSSVFFPPNLDALYFCFSINNPLYVDPEYKKSGKLNRASDIYSFGLVLFEIFCGRLARDEMYMTENKDGLAYVARQCFLKGTIMQIIDPLFKTKGPNKDSIDTFSKIAFWCLAENQDHRPSMKVVVKELEKALTFQEQAQSDQVVDGSNNKLGPKLAHEEPQHSAVQSTTWVNLKDNVLKHLKIRLSDIILATDNFSDAYLCGSETGYFFYRAELDYFDQESSASIENNKSELPRRRNTVYIKRFRIRQKRQKELLFVREIEKLTICKHRNIVNLLGFCDEDPEMIMVYENTIHTYLDAYLLDKLKPILTWAQRLKICLDVAYGLEYMHYGMKDQKVMIHRNIRSTTIALDVNLGARIDFLAFSILIPPHLSENALYTKVIIGLEGYLDPEYEKTGMLKRESDVYSFGVLLCELLCGRVAHKNYFKENEKGLAYVVRRGFHEGTLKDIVDPRIMQQSGDEFTLIRGPNKNSFDTFMKIAVACLEETQDKRPTIKVAIEELKKALVFQENNKDALRISLEDIKIATENFHDKHCVGGGGFGKVYKGKLPQSDNTIVAKRLDTSGGQGDKQFRNELQILFEYGHDNIIGLVGFCDEKDAKVIVYEYAPRGSLDRYLSDARLTWMKRLNICIEVATALDFLHRGVGTATVIHRDIKSENILLTGDWKAKLGDFGLSLISAINQETDYVIDHACGTEGYVDPLYLKTRFLTKESDIYSFGVVLFEILCGRSTFAIHKREGMHLPSFIKDRFEKGTQDTVVFEKIKAQIMPEALSVFQMIAYRCLNENREERPTAKEVVEQLKKALELQMSRGDGDSGSTSYQIINGNTRYYRSFLACTIVVLLVAAAACSFRFRCMAVLALLWYLNM, encoded by the exons ATGGATCTAAAAACAGAAACGAAATCTCCAATCACCAAGTTTAATCACTTACAAATCCCACTCGAAGACGTACTAGAAGCGACAAACAACTTTGATGATAAAAATGTTATCGGGCATGGCGGATTGGGCAAAGTTTATCAAGGACGGATGTTTCTGTCCGGGAAGTGGGTGAAAATTGCTGCTCGTAGATTTGACCGTAAGCATAAGCACGCCATCGAGTTCTTGAGAGAGATTTCTGCACTCTCTAGTCTCAAGCATGAAAACATTGTCTCTCTTATCGGGTTTTGTGATGAGAAAGATGAGAAGGTCATCATAATCAAACGTGAGTCCAAGGGAAGTCTCGAGATGCATCTAAGAAAACCAAACCTCAGATGGATTCAAAGGCTTAGGATAAGCATCGGTGTTGCGCATGCTTTAAGTTACATCCATAATGAGGGAAGTCTCATACATCTTAATATCAACAGCTCAACAATATTGTTAAATAATAAGTTTGAGCCAAAGTTATCTGGATTTGAATATTCCATCAACCATTCGATACATCGAATGGATGAGGTTTTGTATACAGAAGCTTTTGGAACAAAAGGGTATATGGACCCAGAAATTGGAAAGACGGGTGGTGTAACTCACAAGTCCGATGTCTATTCATTTGGTGTCATTTTATTGGAAATTATAATTGGGAGGAAATCGTTTATACCAAATGCGGATGATAAGTTTCTAGTTACCTTGGCCAAATTTAAAGATGAAAATGAAGAATTGTTGAAATTAATTGAACTTAGCTTGTATGCTCAAATGGGTCAGAAATCATGCAAAACCTTCTTATTAACAGCATTATTTTGCTTAAAGGATGAGCGTGTTCAACGCCCAGATATGAAGTATATCGTCAACGAACTTGAGAAGGCATTGGAACTTCAGTTGCCATATGAGCCGCCAAATTCAAGTTtaatt AGAGCAAAGTTAGAAGACCCGACATCTCAACTCAGTCACTTAAAGATTAGACTTGCTGATATAACTTTGGCCACcgataacttttctgatgaatacagCATGTTTGAAACCACACAATATCACTTATACAGAGCAGAAATTGAAGTTTGGGATAAAGAAAATTTTGAAGAGAAAAATAAAAGTGAATGGTCCAAAAGACGCACCACTGTCATTATAAAACGCCTGCTTTCTGCAGAAGAAAACAAAGGAGGAGAAGTAGTATTTTTCACAGACATTATAATGCTTACAACTTGTAAGCATCGCAACATAACCACTTTACTTGGAATTTGTGATGAAGATCCAGAGAAGATCCTTATCGTTGAAGATGCTTTTAATGGATACCTTGTTAGTTATTTGAATAACAAAAAAGACAAATCTATTCTAACTTGGGAAAAACGGTTGAAAATATGCCTTGATGTTGCATATGGATTGAAGTACTTACAACACGAGATGGAAGACCAAAAGACGGTGATAAACCGTTATATCTCCCCATTCTCAATTGCCTTAGATGAGAATTTTAGGGCAAAGATTGTTGACTTTGGGAGTTCGGTCTTCTTTCCTCCGAACCTAGATGctctttatttttgtttttctatTAACAATCCATTATACGTTGATCCAGAATATAAAAAGAGTGGTAAGTTAAATAGAGCATCAGATATATACTCTTTCGGATTAGTTTTGTTCGAAATTTTTTGTGGAAGGTTGGCCAGGGATGAAATGTACATGACGGAGAATAAAGATGGGCTGGCATATGTGGCACGGCAATGCTTCCTTAAGGGAACAATCATGCAAATCATAGATCCTTTATTTAAAACTAAAGGACCCAACAAAGATTCTATAGACACGTTCTCAAAAATTGCATTTTGGTGTTTGGCTGAAAATCAAGACCATCGTCCATCAATGAAAGTCGTCGTGAAAGAGCTTGAGAAAGCATTAACGTTTCAA GAGCAAGCTCAATCTGACCAAGTTGTGGATGGATCTAATAATAAATTGGGACCGAAATTGGCACACGAAGAACCT CAACATTCTGCAGTTCAAAGTACTACATGGGTCAATCTGAAG GATAATGTCTTGAAGCACCTAAAAATCCGACTCAGTGATATAATCTTGGCTACCGACAACTTTTCTGATGCGTACCTTTGTGGGTCTGAAACTGGATATTTTTTTTACCGAGCAGAACTTGATTATTTCGATCAAGAAAGTTCCGCCTCCATAGAGAACAATAAAAGTGAACTACCCAGGAGACGCAACACTGTATATATAAAACGCTTCCGCATAAGACAAAAAAGACAAAAAGAATTATTATTCGTTAGGGAAATTGAAAAGCTTACCATTTGTAAGCATCGTAACATAGTCAATCTACTTGGATTTTGTGATGAAGATCCCGAGATGATCATGGTTTATGAGAATACTATTCATACATACCTTGATGCTTATTTACTAGACAAACTCAAGCCTATTCTTACTTGGGCACAACGTTTAAAAATATGTCTTGATGTTGCATATGGATTAGAGTACATGCATTACGGGATGAAAGACCAAAAGGTGATGATACATCGTAATATAAGAAGCACCACAATTGCTTTAGATGTGAATTTGGGGGCACGAATTGACTTTCTTGCTTTTTCCATACTCATTCCTCCGCATCTAAGTGAAAATGCTCTCTATACCAAAGTGATTATTGGTTTGGAAGGTTACTTAGATCCAGAATATGAGAAGACGGGTATGTTAAAAAGAGAATCAGATGTATATAGTTTTGGAGTACTTTTGTGTGAACTTTTATGTGGTAGAGTAGCCCATAAAAATTACTTTAAAGAGAATGAAAAAGGTTTGGCATATGTGGTACGAAGAGGCTTCCATGAGGGAACCTTGAAGGACATTGTGGATCCTAGAATTATGCAACAAAGTGGTGACGAGTTTACTCTAATTAGGGGTCCCAATAAAAACTCTTTCGATACGTTCATGAAAATTGCAGTTGCGTGTTTGGAAGAAACTCAAGACAAACGTCCAACAATAAAAGTTGCTATTGAGGAGCTCAAAAAAGCCTTGGTGTTTCAA GAAAACAACAAAGACGCCCTCAGAATTTCACTTGAAGATATAAAAATAGCCACAGAAAACTTCCATGATAAACATTGTGTTGGCGGAGGAGGGTTTGGGAAAGTTTATAAAGGAAAACTTCCACAAAGTGACAACACAATTGTTGCAAAACGATTGGATACAAGTGGTGGTCAAGGGGATAAGCAATTTCGGAATGAGCTCCAAATTCTTTTTGAGTATGGTCACGATAATATCATTGGTCTTGTAGGCTTTTGTGATGAAAAAGATGCAAAAGTTATTGTATATGAGTATGCGCCTAGAGGGAGTCTTGATAGGTACTTGAGTGATGCTCGTCTTACTTGGATGAAACGACTTAACATATGCATTGAAGTTGCAACCGCATTGGATTTTCTTCATAGAGGAGTTGGAACCGCAACGGTTATACATAGGGACATCAAATCTGAAAACATTTTGCTAACTGGTGACTGGAAAGCAAAACTTGGTGATTTTGGACTTTCCTTGATAAGTGCAATAAATCAGGAAACTGACTACGTCATTGATCATGCGTGCGGCACCGAAGGTTACGTGGACCCACTTTACTTGAAAACGCGTTTCTTAACCAAAGAATCCGATATATACTCGTTTGGTGTCGTTTTATTCGAGATCTTGTGTGGAAGATCAACATTTGCGATCCACAAACGGGAAGGTATGCATCTACCAAGTTTCATCAAAGATAGATTTGAAAAAGGAACACAAGATACGGTGGTTTTTGAAAAAATAAAAGCACAGATCATGCCCGAAGCATTGAGTGTATTTCAGATGATTGCCTATCGGTGCTTAAATGAGAATAGAGAAGAACGGCCAACGGCAAAGGAAGTTGTGGAACAACTTAAGAAGGCATTAGAATTGCAA ATGTCGAGAGGTGATGGAGATTCTGGGAGTACTTCATATCAAATTATCAATGGCAATACCAGA